The Hordeum vulgare subsp. vulgare chromosome 7H, MorexV3_pseudomolecules_assembly, whole genome shotgun sequence DNA window CATCCGTGTACGGGCCTCCTTCACAGAAAAACAAACAACGTCAACTTCTACAGTAAGTGgattctcacgagcaagacaacgAACTGAACAAAGGTTTGAGACTAAGTCAGGAGAAACAAGGACATTACACATGCTAATGGGAGTGGAAGTAGACGGAAAAGACGTATGACCGACGTCTGTGATGTGTAAGGAAGCACCGTTGCCGACGGTGATGCATGTGGGTGTAGAGACGGGAGTAGCAGATATGAGGTTACCAGGATGAGAGGTCATATGAGCAGTGACCCCCGAGTCCATGTACCAGTCACCGCCACCATCGTAGTTCCCAGGTGTCGGTGAAGAGTGTAGGGCGGCGAGGAGGGAGGGGTCCCACGGAGGCGGCACCTGGGATGGGTAGAATCCGCCGTAAGGTGGCGCGTGGGCGTCGTAGCCACCGGGAGCCGGCGATGCAGGGAGGGCCGGGTAGGGCGCGACATGAGGTGCGGTGCCAGGCCCATGGATTGGTGCCATAGTTCGAGGGCGGGGAGGGCTGGTGATGACGAGGTGCCCCCTCGGGCGCTGAACCGCCCcctggttgctgctgctgcttgcgGCCACCCCCACGGCGATTGTCGTGCCGCCCAtcgcctgttgttgttgttgaggtgcAGCTGGAGGAGCGGGAGCCATGGGCGGGAGGGGGTAGAACCCCGGAGCCGGGTGGGGCGGCTGCTATTGTCGTGGCAGTGGCGGGGCTGGGTGTGACGATGTGCCATGGGAGTTGACGGCGGCGAGAGCCTGGTGCTGCACGCGCTTCTTCACGCCTTTTATCCGGCGTTCCTCCAACTTCAACTATGCCACAAACTTGGGGAAGGAGGGGTTCGATATCAAGGTGAGGTTGCCGACAGCGTTGCTGAAGTCCTTGCTGAGGCCGACGGTGAGCATGCTGAGAAGAAGGTCGTCATCAACCTTGGCGCCGATGTCGCGGAGCTCATCCGACAGTTGCTTGCGGCGGCGGCAGTAATCCTCGATGGACTGATCATCCTGATGACAGGAAAAAAATTCCTGCTGCAGAATAACACCACGTTCAAGCTTGTTGTTAGTGAAGAGTCTGTTGAGCTTGTCCCACACGGTGCGAGCGTCATCACCATCGCTTACGACCGTGTAGAACAGGTCCTTGGAGATGGTGGTGAAGAACCACCAGATGAGTGTGGCTTTGATCGTGATCCACTCAGGATCATCTCCCATAGCGCGAGTCGACGGTGCCATCGATGTGATCCACAAGATTCTCCTCGCGGAAGAGAAGCGAGAAGTAGGTTTTCCACATGTAGTACATGGAGTTGGTGGCGTCGAGAATCATGGGGACGCTCTCCTTGATGTTGATGTCGCGGATGGCGGCAGGATCGGGACCGGCAAAGGGGTTGGTGTGGGATGAGGCGATTGGCATGGTGGCAGCGCGAGGGAAGAGGAGGGTAGCGGCGGCGCGGCTTAGGGAAGCGGCACGGCGGCTGAGGGCGGAAGCGCGGCAGGAGAGACAACGCGGCGGCTGGGAGGGGTGGCGCGAGGCGGGAGAGATGGCGCGGCGGTGGATGGCGGCGGCATGACGCGGGGTGTCATGCGGCGCCGGGAGCGGCGGCACGGCAGAGGCAATGCGGCACTGGGAGCGGCGGCACGGCAGAGGCAATGCAGCGGCAGGGAGATGGCGCGACTGCAAGGGAGAGGGCAGGCATCGGCGGGGGAGGTGATGGCGGTggcgtggggcggcggcggcccgaggcggcggctagggttgcggAAGCTAGGGTAGGATCGATACGGTATCTGATACCATGTTAGTTTTGGAGAGAGGGATTTGTGCATCGATAATTCTCATTGATCGTGCAACATGCACATATATAGGTACAAGGGGTGCGAGCAGTGTCTTGTGTCCCAAGAAAGAGGTAAATACAGAAGGGAATAGACACTATAGGTACGACGTACAAACCCGGACCTACATATGTACAAACATGCTTAACACCATCGACCCCCTTCACCACATCCTGGACCCGACAACACGGAAAGGAGTCCTGCACAAGATACGTGAGCTGGGCGCCATGATGAGAACATCCTTATATGCGGACGATGCTGCAGTTTTCATGACGCCGATCAAACGAGATATTGATAACGTTTCCGAAATCCTCAGAGGCTTCAGCGACGTCACGGGTCTTTGCACCAACTTCCACAAGATCTCTGTCGTTCCTATTCGCTGCTCAAACATCAACTTGGAGCATATTCTAGGCGGAGTGTCGGTGGGCAGAACTTCGTTTCCACTGAAATATTTGGGTCTCCCACTTTCCGTCTGGCAGCTCAAAAGGGTTGATTTCCAATACCTCATGGACAAGGCGGCGAACAAGTTGACCACCTGGGACGGACAAAACATCACCAACACCAGTCGCAGACCCTTGTCGGATCCGTCATCACCTTTCAAGCGGTGTGTGCCATCACACCACTCATCGTCCCTGCATCTTCCTTGGAAAACCTCAACAAGCTTGAGAGAGCTTTCCTCGGGTCAGGTTCAAACAAGACTATTGGGGCCAGGTGCAAGGTAAACTGGGATCTTCTGTGCCGCCCCAAGGATTATGGCGGCCTTGATGTCCTCAACACTGACAAGTTCGCCCGTGCTCTTCGCCTTCGTTGGCCTTGGTATGGGTGGAAGGAGCCGCATAAGCTTTGGGTGGGCCTTGGTAACCCTTGTACCGTGGAAGACCTCGATTTCTTCTATGTCTCGACGACCATCTTGATGGCCAATGATGCCAAAACACCTTTTTGGGACTCCGTGTGGCTTCTAGGGAGGAAACCAAAGGGCATCGCCCCTCTAATCTTCGAAGCCTCTAAGAGGAAGAACTGGAAGGTTCGAAGGCTCTTACTAGAAATGCCTGGATCTCTAAGATTGGCAACGACTTCACTGTCTCCGCTGCACACATATGCCAATTCTTCATCCTCTGGATGCTTGTGAGCGAGGTCACTCTGGACAATCACATGGAAGATGACATTGTTTGGAAGCAAGCTAATGACGGGGTTTACTCTGCAAGCACCGCCTATAAGGCCCAATTCCTCGGTCTGACTTTGTCGCCCATGGACCTTATGGTTTGGAAGGCTTGGGTACCACCTAAAGTCAAATTCTTCGCATGGCTTGCTTTGCAGAACCATATCTGGACGACCGATCGCCTCAAGAAACGAGGATGGGCGAACTGTGGGTTATGCCCTCTTTGCaaaagggaaatggaaacgggcgCAACCTTTTCTACAAGTGCCGCTTTCACCACCCGGCTCTGGAACCTCGTCATCCAAAAGTACGGTCTAGACCATATGAACACTGAGTTCTGGCATCAGGAGAGGTCCGTCATAAAATGGTGGGACAGGTGTACTGGCATGCATAACCCCAACAGAAAAGCCTTGGCCTTCCTCACGATGCTCGTCTCTTGAACGATTTGTAACGAAAGAAATGCTGGTGTTTTCCCTAATAAGAGTGCACCGTCCCCAATTCTCCCAAGAGCTATCGTCGACGAGGCTAAACTTTGGGTCACCGCAGCCGCAAAAAAATCAGGGTCTATTGTAATCCACGAGTAATTAACATGCCGTTTTTGGAAGGCTTTGTAACATTATgtaactcttctctcttatttaATGAATGAGGCAAATCTTATGTCTCCATTAGAAAAAAAAGCGCCTGCGATGTATACACCCGCCCACACACCACGCACGCCTCCTATATATCCAGGCCTCAGCCACACCAATGCACAACGACGACAAGGCTGTGCCAACACACACAAACGCTCTCACTCACATGTCAGATTACCAGGCACACAGACATGAGCTTCGATCCTCTGAGAGCCAAGGGGCAGTTTATAAGTTTGATTGACATATCTGTCTGCACTGACGTCTACATGTAGAGAAATTGGATTgacaaaatcaaaaaaaaaaaaagaaattggATTGACATGTTTGTTTGCACTGACACGCACACGTAGAGGAAAATTGTAGGGAATGCGACGACGGCCACAGCATGATCTAGTTCCGATTGTTGCATCTACTTTCAGACAACACTCATCTCATGCCGCGACGATGGAGTTCTGACTTTCCTTGATGGGCATGGCATTTGCTTCCTTCATTTTGCGGATGCTTTTAAAAATTCCAACCTGCAGGTACATTGATTCATCACATTAGCGTTGTATTATACCCGAATATTGTCAGCATATCATCCACCCGCTCTATCATCAAACAGTGATATCTGAATTCTGACAGGAGTTCAAAGCAAGATAATTGATGGTAAATCAGTATCTAGTCTGATAACTAATTTACCTGACGGTTACAGAGAAATGAGAGGCAAATCGAAGATGATGAAAGCATTTTGTCATCGTGTCAGACTAGGTAGTGTCATCAAAGCAATTTGGTATTGATTTATGAAGTAGAAGAGAGGTTTAGCTAGGTTAAGTACTGAGCTAAGTTGATGTGAGCACAGATAATTATCATTATCAATTTGCAAAACCACAACTGCAAGGAATCGACGTCTCCAGCTGGAGCAAGAAGATTAACACTAGGAACTAGCAGGAAGTACTAGATATGTCACTGGATTAGGATTTGAAATACTACTGATGCACAACAACAGATTAACACTGACACTAGCAGGAAGTACTAGAGATGTCAATGGATTGAAAGTTACCTCTTTATGCTAATTTTGACGATCGTTCGGACGAGCACAGAGGAGTAAACAACGAGATATACTTGTCCAAAAAAAAGGAATATACttgtccaaaaagtgtgtacagaATGTGGCATCGAGACCCAAGATCAAAAGATTTCAGAATCAGCAGATCCTATAAAACGAAAAAAAGTAATCAGTTGGGAGTTACTTAAATTATACcaatgttttaaatagcgggctacGGCAAATAGCGGCGAGCCTCTAAATCAGCTATAGCGGAGCTATAGCGGCATATTTGTACATGATACCATTTAGCGGCACCCGGCCTGCTGAAATAgcgggctatttaaaactatgaaTTATACTAGAATATAGCACAAGGAAAGATAGTTAACTAAACCATAATAACATGAGGAAAGAAATTGTGGCATACGCACCTCAGTTATCACCAGACTTGGAGTGAGCACATGAGGGGAGGAGCCTTCTTAGAAACTTCTTTCCGCTGGATTCTGCTTCTGGTGCTATCTTGAATTCGAATTCTTCTCCAATTGTGAATTCTAATTCTGCTCCAATGGTTTTACTTGAGATAGGGACCAAGTGGGGGAAATACTCCCCACCTTCTCTGCATCGTCTTTCCAACTCGGGGCAACCATTTATGTGCAGGTAGTGGAGGGCTGGTAACCGCTGAAGGAGACCACCCGGGAATCCCTCTATGGCCGGAGAATCAGTGATCGTCAATTTCCGAAGAGAAGTGAGGCCATCCATTCCATCAGGTAACGCCTTCAGGCCAGTGCAGCTGTTCACTCCTAGGTCCCTCAACTTTGTCAGATCTCCAAGGTTCGAAGGCAGCGCCATCAAACATCGGAAGCATTCAAACCACAAACTTTCAAGGGATGTAGGCAACATTGGAATATCCAGTGGGGTTTCCTCCAGGTTTGAGGTGATTGCCAAATTCTCTCCCGTTACCATCAGGTCTTTGAGAACGGGGCTGGATGGAAAACTTGCAAGCTTAGGACACTGCCTGATTTGTAGCACTTCCAGCACCGGGAATATTACTAAGCTATCAATAGCCATTCCTGCACTGTTTTCTGCCCACCCCTCTAGATTACGTAGATCatccaagatcatcttcttcAACTTTGGGAAAATCTGTAGAGGGAAACTGCGTCCTCCACCTTCTATGCAAAGGTTATCACATAATGTCTTCAGTTCATGCATGGTCGCCAAATATAAGAACTCCAGTGAAGGTGACAGCCATACTACAGGTATATTCTTACACCTTGTCCACTTGGTAATTATGAGTTTTCTTAAACACTGAAGCATTTGAGGATCTCTCATCCATTGTGGCGTTTCTAGGCCAGCATATCCATATAACTCCAAAATTTGGATCTTCCTATGAGGTTCTAGATGCTGTAACACTTCATCCTCGTTTTCGGGACTGGCATGTTTATCACGGCCCCAACAAAACAACAACTCAGTCAGATTTTGCTTTTGCTGGAGTTTGGCTTCTTTTGCATGCTCGACACTCTTTATTTTTCTCAAGTTGTACAGTTCCAACCTGTTGCTAAGGTGTCGCAAGTCTTTGAGCTCCTCAATGCCACAACCATCTCTAGTGTCCACAATAAATGTTGTTAGTGTTCGAAGGTTGTTCAGTTGACCAATCTTTCGAGGCATCCGCCTCAACTCACATCCAAAAAGATAAAGATGTATGAGCTTTCTCAGGCCCATCATCATGTCTTCTGGTAACAGCAATAGTTCATAGCAATGATTGAGCCTCAACGTTTGCAAGTTATACAATAGACATATTGAATCAAGCAATGTAGCATTGGTGCTACAATAGGATAGGTCTAGAAACCGTAAATGTTTTGCATTTACGACCTTGAAATTGGCGTACATACTCTGCCAATGCAATGCTCGTAATGATACATGTGGCAGCCGGTTAAAATCCTGGTATATCCTTGAAGGAGCTAACAAAGTGCGGAGAGGTGCTTTGCCATCGAACAACCCAGAAATATTTTCCAATTCAACCTTTGACATCTGCAGATGACAGACATGTTTTACCAATGCTTTATGTTCAATCAATTCTTCTATGGTGGCACATTCGTTGCTAACATCTCTGGCTAAGTCATGCATTAAGTCATGCATTTTACAAACTATTGTATCATATTCTATGCGACCAGAATAAAAATCAGGGTTGACTAGCATTTTCGTATCTTGCAGGAAGGACCTCCAAACCAATTCATGGAAAATCAATTCTCCTTTCTCTGTTAAGTCCATCATTCCCTCTTCTCGAATAAAGTCATTTGCCATCCATAATTGGATCAACATATCCTTCTGCATCTCATAATCCTTGGGAAAAACTGCACAGAACGCAAAACATTGCTTCATTTCGGATGATAGGTGTTTGAAGCTTAGCTTTAGTATGGGCATGACCTCATATTTGCCTCCAACATTATCCCCAATGTTAGTTTCTTCAATGGCCTTCCACTCCTGTACTTGCTGCTTCGAACTCAGCAATCCACCCATTGTCTTCAGTGCAAGAGGCAAACCTCCGCATTTGTTCACAATCTTTCTTCCGATGGCAACTAACTCTGCTTGCTGCTCGACACCATTGCTAAATGCTTTCTTCGAAAACAATTCCCATGAATCTTCTTCACCCAAAAATGCTAGCTCATGGGGTTTAATGGTGCACATTATAGATGCAACTTGCTTGCTACGACACGTGACCAATATAACACTTCCTGGTCCACCAACAGAACATAATAGTGGCCTCAGTTCATCGTCCCACATCCTCTTCTCTTCATTCCACACATCATCAAGAACAAGTAAAAATCTTTTCCGGCCAATGGTTCCATCAAGTTTCTTCTGCAATAGCTCGATGTTGTCAGACAGGTCACATCTTTCATTTGTAGCCAATTCAATGATGGATTTCACAATAGCAATAACATCAAAATTGTCTGACACGCAGTGCCACATCTTCAACTGGAAATGTTGCTGGACATCTTGGTCATTGTACACCATCTTAGCAAGTGTTGTCTTGCCAAGACCTCCCATACCGAAGATGGGCAGCACCTGCACGTTCTGCTGATCTTGTTGGTCTAGCAGCAGCTTCACCACCCCCTCCTTGTCATCATCTCTTCCAAAGATGTTGGTAGACTCGTCCAGTTTGGAGTGTGTCTGCCGCCAAGGAAGTTGAGGCCCCTCCCGATTGCCAGAATTCTCAAGGCCAAACATGTTCATCTCCTCAACCAGCTCCTTGATCTTCTCGAGGACTCCCTTGAGCTTCCTGCTCATGGCAAAACGGAAGAGCAGCGGGCTGCGGCACGTGACGTAGCTGAGTACCTTGCGGGAAGTGGACTTGCCGATCTGGGCTTTGCGGCGCAGCGCCTCGTACTGGAAGTCGTCGAGGACATCGTCGGCCTCGTAGGCAACAGCCTTGAGCTTCTCCATCCAGCTCCTGAGGTAGGCATTTGTCTGGCTCCTTTCCTCCGCGTTGGCCAGCTTGCACTGGACGGCTAGCAGATGGCGCTCCAGCGTTTGTCGGTCTTCGTCGAGGCCACACATGCGGGTCACGGTCTGGACGAGCGCGTCTGCGGCCTTGCCGGCCAGGCCTTCCACCACAGGGAGAAGCAGTGATTCGGCCATGATCTTGCAGATCGGAGGAAGAAGAAACTGCAGCATGTGCATATGAAAGAGGGGAAGAGAGATTCAGCACTGGCAGACCAGGAACAACCGAAGAACAAAACACACCCAAGAATGGAGGAGAGAATGCACGCACCTCAGCAACACCCGAACTCGCTCAGATCCAATGCGCCGTCGCCTCCCTGCTGTGGAACTTTCTCGCCAAGGCTGAAAACAGACCCAAGAATGGGATGCTGCCGTTGGTGAAAAGAGAAGTAAAGGCACCTGCATGCAGCTGACAGAGAGAGGCGACcgcaaaagaaagaagagaaaaggagtagaaggGGGGAAAGAAGAGATACTAAACTTGCATTACtagtttacttttctgccttcctTTGATGAAAGGACCAAGAAACGAATAAAGTTGATGCAGCAGGACTCTTTGCCTGCAGAGTCACTGCTTTTAAAGTTCGTTTGGATTAATAATGTAACCATTTGTATACGGTTATGTTATCTCAGCACTGAAGGTTTGCTTCTTTATACGAACAATGCCACATAATAAAAGAAAACTTCTGGCCCCAGGATGCCTTGTTTGCAGTCCCTGACTGCGCGCATTTGTATGCACAAATTCCATGTCCATGAAAAGGATATACAAGATCTGGTTCTTGTTGAATTTCGGAAGGAACTACTTTTCTAATTTCAGGATGTTAGGAGTATATAGGAATTCCTGAATAATTAGTGGTGGAAAGATTTTGGATAGTCTGCCATGGATGGTTTGAGCATCTACCAACAGAAACACCTTAATTTTGCTTGGTATGTTCTGTTTTCACAAATAGTTTTGTGTAAACCAAACGTATGGGGATTTCTATTGCTGCCTTACCTTTCTTCTTTTTATGAGGCTCAcctccactagtggggacgggcctttagccccggcccgtaaggggctttagtcccggttcaccaacgggactaaaggggcgggattaaaggcctaacctttcgtcccggccctcttacaagccgggactaaaggtgccccacgtgggcgcctcgtagcgccccaggggcaggtcctttagtcccggttcattacacggaccgggactaaagattttcagattttgctggtttttgggttttttttgaatgaaattatttttgggttttagggtttaggtgttcgggagattaacgtgatgcctcgtttggtgttcgggaattagttttcatataatttaaatagaaataattatgcatatatatatatataagattaacttatcttacaagcgatcatatatatacaattatatggagatctgaattatcgggactagagcccgtctattcgattacatggacgaacatcagtaatggcccttagctactaaatcgtcctttgtcttctatagcttccgtcctcagaaatcccgcaagctcctctgcaacagcaatcacgcgttgctctggtaggaccttcgtcctcatggccgtgtgctatataagaagaggagatgaatatgaatatcaatcatgataacaaagaatgacgggtaaaaatagaggtgtgaatgttcattgcttacgtcgaatctgtgatccttgagctcacaggtaaacgtgcgaatggtctcgcaaacatagtatccgcatagatgcgttccccgtggctgctggtcgcactttacgagaatagaatatatataatcaaaataataatctagcatcataaatgtattgaaaattaatagaagtatatcatactactacttacctgagccgctctaaaggtcagcttctcaggaaatttaccgggagtcacgcacttgaaccgcttccaaaccctgcccgacaagtataatgatttgctaaggttttcattaattgatatatcagaaaatcatcgaagagaccgatagagcgcaagaatgattaaaattacccttggagcatgtcctgcaggctttggaactgttccaagggtctcgataatgggtcgaaggcatcaactcttcccttatcaatttgaatgtccaacagaatccaatggaagctgcacatgtatatatatatatatatatgtatatatatatatatatatatatatatatatatgtcagtaacttatcaattacacttataagtgaatggacacaacagagtaaagaccctcacctgaagttgtatggaaacagtatgtggtcacagaaattttgatcgattagaaaccttagaaggttttcctccgtatccttgggtttatcagttagcgtcgctatatgtattttatctgggtcaataaacccaatatttaggatgcttttacttttacaatccagaatcttcattctgcataatagagtacaagttatatatagacaatgaattgaaataactaaacaagttatatgtagacaacgaattgaaaaacttacacacaatagcaactcataagcgatttgtcgagggcgtcgccattgtacatctggaagagttcatcaaagtcgatatggatttcttcggagcggccgtagtactcccgtgggacactcagcacgatcatcgttctcccattctttgattcacttaagtaccatttatgcaagtaacgcatatttgttgggagatcatctttgctgaccaaaggctctcccatgacaaactgtggcttaggggctaccacagccttgggtatcttgtcgtctcgggaagccagcaaatcttcaaccgagataccacattcagccgccaactcctttgctctttcaaaagcttgcccctgcaccggaggggtaacattctcggttaacaccttgaggggtgggatcgactgtttggcctgttgtccaagctggggaacgtctgattttttcttgcttgtagttgaacttgatttgctcccacttgcacttgcacgtgagctgctctttttcacttccttctgcaatgtgcgtgtatagtcatcaggcttatagtgtaagtcatactgtgatggaagggttatgaagtcttttgcccatgctatttgcttctcggtgtattccgggcggggctcgggttccttctttttcatctgcgcatcatgttgttcctttgctatcctggcgttttcctcgggggtacgatcataaggtctgataggaagattagcatgaggtacctttgggaggggcgacagtttgcgctttggggagctccgtcgcttagaaatcatcgacggagcgttcttgctggcacgcttccgcttagtatcctgtgcgggcggcggcggagacggacgacccaagtccggcggcagtgatcgagatggactcgtgttgtgctggccgacgtcatgtggagggcttggaggtaatggaggtgtaggtgacctgcgacgactcggaggcggtgttgtcctaggggccgagcttggaagcttgatgtagttcttgtcccatagtatGACTCCACCcaatacttctccgagtgtcctctcatcttcgggtccagctatgtcgagctccatatcattaaaccccgtcatgatttcatccacccc harbors:
- the LOC123408226 gene encoding disease resistance protein RGA2-like, with translation MAESLLLPVVEGLAGKAADALVQTVTRMCGLDEDRQTLERHLLAVQCKLANAEERSQTNAYLRSWMEKLKAVAYEADDVLDDFQYEALRRKAQIGKSTSRKVLSYVTCRSPLLFRFAMSRKLKGVLEKIKELVEEMNMFGLENSGNREGPQLPWRQTHSKLDESTNIFGRDDDKEGVVKLLLDQQDQQNVQVLPIFGMGGLGKTTLAKMVYNDQDVQQHFQLKMWHCVSDNFDVIAIVKSIIELATNERCDLSDNIELLQKKLDGTIGRKRFLLVLDDVWNEEKRMWDDELRPLLCSVGGPGSVILVTCRSKQVASIMCTIKPHELAFLGEEDSWELFSKKAFSNGVEQQAELVAIGRKIVNKCGGLPLALKTMGGLLSSKQQVQEWKAIEETNIGDNVGVFPKDYEMQKDMLIQLWMANDFIREEGMMDLTEKGELIFHELMSKVELENISGLFDGKAPLRTLLAPSRIYQDFNRLPHVSLRALHWQSMYANFKVVNAKHLRRHDDGPEKAHTSLSFWM